A genome region from Rhizobium sp. NXC14 includes the following:
- a CDS encoding FAD-binding oxidoreductase — protein MQFQSYWHDTARAFADAAQGPVEGHYDVAVIGAGFTGLAAARQLAKAGVKVVVLEAERVGWGASGRNGGHLNNGLAHSFLSAKSALGTERAMALYRAFDESIDTIEAIVAEEGIDCNFRRAGKLKLASKPQHFDAIARNFEAVHREVDPETALLSANDLKSEVGSPFHGAMLSKKSAMMHMGRYVAGLAAAAVRHGAVIFEKAAVTEHRQGNGRHSLETGRGTVTADHVLVATGAYTPSLFGYFRRRIISVGSFLLATRPLSDAEIAATMPGNRTCVTSLNIGNYFRLSPDNRLIFGGRARFSATSDQRSDAKSGDILRAGLAEIFPQLAGVEIDYCWGGLVDMTKDRYPRAGYVDGVWYAMGYSGHGAQLSTHLGMIIADAIMGKADRNPVKGLDWPAVPGHFGKPWFLPVVGLYYKTLDRFM, from the coding sequence ATGCAGTTCCAGTCCTACTGGCACGACACAGCGCGTGCTTTTGCCGATGCGGCTCAAGGTCCTGTCGAAGGACATTATGATGTCGCCGTGATCGGCGCGGGCTTTACCGGGCTTGCAGCGGCGCGCCAGCTTGCTAAAGCCGGCGTCAAGGTCGTCGTGCTCGAGGCCGAGCGGGTGGGATGGGGTGCATCGGGACGCAATGGCGGCCACCTCAACAACGGACTAGCCCACAGCTTCCTCTCCGCCAAATCAGCGCTCGGCACGGAGAGGGCTATGGCGCTCTATCGGGCGTTCGATGAGTCCATCGATACGATCGAGGCGATCGTCGCCGAGGAGGGCATCGATTGCAATTTCCGTCGCGCGGGAAAGCTCAAGCTTGCCTCCAAGCCTCAGCATTTCGATGCCATTGCCCGCAACTTCGAGGCTGTGCATAGAGAGGTCGATCCGGAGACGGCGCTTCTTTCCGCGAATGACTTGAAGAGTGAGGTTGGCTCGCCCTTCCATGGCGCCATGCTCTCGAAAAAGAGCGCGATGATGCATATGGGCCGCTATGTCGCCGGACTCGCCGCCGCGGCCGTCCGCCACGGCGCCGTCATCTTCGAAAAGGCTGCCGTGACCGAACACAGGCAAGGCAACGGCCGCCACAGCCTGGAGACCGGACGGGGCACCGTCACCGCCGATCACGTGCTCGTCGCGACAGGCGCCTACACGCCGTCGCTCTTCGGCTATTTCCGCCGCCGGATCATTTCCGTCGGCAGCTTCCTGCTCGCTACCCGTCCGTTGAGCGACGCCGAAATCGCAGCGACGATGCCGGGGAACCGGACCTGTGTCACGTCGCTGAACATCGGCAATTATTTCCGGCTGTCGCCGGACAACCGGCTGATCTTCGGCGGCCGCGCACGCTTTTCCGCCACCTCGGATCAGCGATCGGATGCAAAGAGCGGCGATATTCTGCGCGCCGGTCTGGCTGAAATCTTCCCGCAACTTGCCGGCGTCGAGATCGATTATTGCTGGGGCGGGCTCGTCGACATGACGAAGGATCGCTATCCGCGCGCCGGTTACGTCGATGGCGTGTGGTACGCCATGGGCTATTCCGGCCACGGCGCCCAGCTCTCCACCCACCTTGGCATGATTATCGCCGACGCCATCATGGGCAAGGCGGACCGCAATCCGGTAAAGGGGCTTGATTGGCCTGCTGTTCCCGGCCATTTCGGCAAGCCGTGGTTCCTGCCGGTCGTCGGGCTCTACTACAAGACACTTGATCGCTTCATGTAA
- a CDS encoding MFS transporter, with amino-acid sequence MTLHTEAPIAGAYPAQATEDRAYGKVFWRIVPFLMLCYVVAYLDRVNVGFAKLQMSSELGLSEAAYGIGAGIFFIGYFLFEVPSNVIMNKVGARVWIARIMITWGIISAAFMFTSSETVFYVLRFLLGVAEAGFFPGIILYLTSWYPAHRRAKIITTFMSAIPVSAIFGNPLSGFLMDSFHGTHGLSGWQWMFLIEAVPAILFGVATFFYLDDRIADATWLDDEEKRVLTANIEAENKAKTASPHSISGTLTDRRVWLMCLIYFCFVLGQYGLNFWMPTIVKASGVSGNLNIGLISAIPYICTFVAMLALGRSADRLRERRWHLVVPALIAAGGFVAATLATSTTVSIICLSLAAAGAISCAPLFWSLPTAFLAGTGAAAGIAWINSVGNLAGFLGPFLVGYLKDFTGTNSAGMYLLAAALVIGSLAVLTVPAKTVNR; translated from the coding sequence ATGACGCTGCATACAGAGGCGCCAATCGCTGGCGCATATCCCGCACAGGCGACGGAGGATCGGGCCTATGGCAAGGTATTCTGGCGCATCGTGCCGTTTTTGATGTTGTGTTACGTCGTCGCTTATCTCGACCGCGTCAATGTCGGCTTCGCCAAGCTGCAGATGTCGAGCGAGCTCGGCCTCTCGGAAGCTGCCTACGGCATCGGCGCCGGCATTTTCTTCATCGGCTATTTTCTGTTTGAAGTGCCAAGCAATGTCATCATGAATAAGGTCGGTGCGCGGGTCTGGATTGCCCGCATCATGATCACCTGGGGCATCATCTCCGCCGCCTTCATGTTCACCTCGTCGGAAACCGTGTTCTATGTCCTGCGTTTCCTGCTGGGCGTTGCCGAGGCAGGATTTTTCCCCGGCATCATTTTGTATCTGACATCCTGGTATCCGGCGCATCGCCGCGCCAAGATCATTACCACTTTCATGTCCGCTATCCCAGTATCCGCCATTTTCGGCAATCCGCTTTCAGGCTTTTTGATGGACAGCTTTCACGGAACGCACGGTCTGTCCGGCTGGCAGTGGATGTTCCTGATCGAAGCCGTTCCGGCCATTCTTTTCGGCGTCGCGACGTTCTTTTATCTTGATGATAGGATCGCTGACGCGACGTGGCTGGACGATGAGGAAAAGCGGGTGCTGACGGCCAATATCGAGGCGGAGAATAAAGCCAAGACAGCAAGCCCGCACAGCATCTCGGGCACGCTGACCGACCGTCGCGTCTGGCTGATGTGCCTGATTTATTTCTGCTTCGTGCTCGGGCAATATGGCCTGAATTTCTGGATGCCGACCATCGTGAAAGCCTCGGGCGTCAGCGGAAATCTCAACATCGGCCTCATTTCCGCCATCCCCTATATCTGCACATTCGTCGCCATGCTGGCGCTCGGACGTTCCGCCGACAGGCTGCGCGAACGGCGGTGGCACCTCGTCGTCCCGGCTCTTATCGCCGCCGGCGGCTTCGTTGCCGCAACGCTCGCGACGAGCACGACGGTGTCGATCATCTGCCTCTCGCTGGCTGCTGCGGGCGCCATCAGCTGCGCGCCGCTTTTCTGGTCGCTTCCGACCGCTTTCCTCGCCGGCACCGGCGCTGCGGCCGGCATCGCCTGGATCAATTCGGTCGGCAATCTCGCCGGGTTCCTCGGACCGTTTCTGGTCGGCTATCTGAAGGACTTCACCGGCACCAACAGCGCCGGCATGTATCTGCTGGCGGCCGCGCTCGTCATCGGTTCGCTGGCCGTGTTGACGGTCCCGGCTAAAACCGTCAATCGCTAA
- a CDS encoding aldolase, with the protein MSDARLREEICRYGRSLFERGLTPGSSGNISLRLEDGGWLVTPTNASLGFLDPARISRLDAEGRLLSGDKPTKEIPLHTALYDTRGSARAIVHLHSTHAVALTMLPEIDPRAALPPMTPYYLMRAGETALVPYYRPGDPAVADAIRGLAGKYSSVLLANHGPVVAGDSLEAAVFATEELEETAKLYLLLRNLNPRFLSPEQVADLVKTFGLDLPSHHDHDHD; encoded by the coding sequence ATGTCCGACGCGCGCCTGCGTGAGGAAATCTGTCGATACGGCCGGTCGCTGTTCGAGCGCGGGCTGACACCCGGTTCGTCGGGCAACATATCGTTACGGCTGGAGGACGGCGGCTGGCTGGTCACGCCGACCAACGCTTCGCTCGGCTTTCTCGACCCGGCGCGTATTTCAAGGCTCGATGCCGAAGGCCGGCTCCTATCCGGTGACAAGCCGACCAAGGAAATCCCGCTTCACACCGCCCTCTACGACACACGCGGCAGCGCCCGCGCCATCGTCCATCTTCATTCCACGCATGCGGTGGCGCTGACGATGCTGCCGGAGATCGATCCGCGCGCCGCCTTGCCGCCGATGACGCCATACTATCTCATGCGCGCCGGCGAGACGGCGCTGGTGCCCTATTATCGCCCCGGCGATCCGGCGGTGGCCGATGCGATCCGCGGGCTGGCGGGCAAATACTCGTCGGTGCTTCTGGCCAATCATGGACCCGTCGTTGCCGGTGACAGCCTGGAGGCGGCGGTCTTCGCAACCGAGGAACTGGAGGAAACGGCGAAGCTCTATCTGCTGCTGCGCAACCTCAATCCCCGCTTCCTCAGCCCGGAGCAAGTGGCCGATCTCGTCAAGACCTTCGGCCTCGATCTTCCCTCGCATCATGACCACGACCACGATTGA
- a CDS encoding haloacid dehalogenase type II, which translates to MTTFRPKYITFDCYGTLTNFQMAEAARDLYGDQLDEPRMAEFVKNFAAYRLDEIMGTWKPYAEVVHNSLERTCKRNGVTFRDEAARMVYARVPTWGPHRDVPEGLARVAREIPLVILSNAMDAQIMSNVEKLGAPFHAVYTAQQANAYKPRFQAFEYMFDMLGCGPQDVLHCSSSFRYDLMSAHDLGIKNKVWVNRGHEPANPYYGYVEIADISGLPGVVGL; encoded by the coding sequence ATGACGACGTTCCGCCCGAAATACATCACCTTCGACTGCTACGGCACGCTCACCAACTTCCAGATGGCGGAAGCGGCACGCGATCTCTACGGCGACCAACTCGACGAACCGCGCATGGCGGAGTTCGTCAAGAATTTCGCCGCCTATCGTCTCGACGAGATCATGGGCACCTGGAAGCCCTACGCGGAGGTGGTGCACAACTCGCTCGAGCGGACATGCAAGCGCAACGGCGTGACGTTTCGCGATGAAGCCGCTCGGATGGTCTACGCACGTGTTCCGACCTGGGGGCCGCATCGCGACGTACCCGAGGGTCTTGCCAGGGTTGCCCGGGAAATTCCGCTGGTGATCCTGTCCAATGCCATGGACGCGCAGATCATGTCGAATGTCGAAAAGCTCGGCGCGCCCTTCCACGCGGTCTATACCGCGCAACAGGCGAATGCCTATAAGCCCCGTTTCCAGGCCTTCGAATATATGTTCGATATGCTCGGCTGCGGACCGCAGGACGTGCTGCATTGCTCGTCCTCCTTCCGCTACGATCTGATGTCGGCCCACGATCTCGGCATCAAGAACAAGGTCTGGGTCAATCGCGGTCACGAGCCGGCCAATCCCTATTACGGCTATGTCGAGATTGCCGACATCTCCGGCTTGCCTGGCGTTGTCGGCCTCTGA
- a CDS encoding LacI family DNA-binding transcriptional regulator, with product MELKQQATVTLAEVAEAAGVGESTVSRVLRNHGSFSGKTRERVMAAVERLGYVPNRIAGTLASTGSRLVAFVIPSLSNIVFPDVLRGASAVLEENRYQSVFSVTDYDPGREEALAAAMLAWRPAAVMLAGYEHTDGTAKMLRASGCRVVELLDLDGDALDIAVGFSNRAAGRESAAFLLKRAYRRIGYVGHDLQRDTRAGKRFSSFCETLEAAGAPLIAREILAGPSSVENGRLGLERLLARATDLDAVYFSNDDMALGGYFHCLAQGIAIPSQLAIFGYNGLDIGRAIPQPLSTIRTPRVATGEIAAQLIVANAPPQVVDLGFELIEGATA from the coding sequence ATGGAATTGAAACAACAGGCGACGGTCACCCTCGCGGAGGTCGCGGAAGCGGCCGGCGTCGGCGAGAGCACGGTGTCGCGCGTGCTGCGCAACCATGGTTCGTTTTCAGGCAAGACCCGGGAGCGGGTGATGGCCGCTGTCGAGCGGTTGGGCTATGTGCCGAACCGGATCGCCGGAACGCTGGCCTCCACCGGTTCGCGTCTCGTCGCTTTCGTCATTCCTTCGCTGTCCAACATCGTCTTTCCCGATGTGCTGCGCGGCGCCAGCGCCGTTCTGGAGGAAAACCGATATCAGTCGGTTTTTTCGGTGACCGACTATGATCCGGGCAGGGAGGAAGCGCTCGCCGCCGCAATGCTCGCCTGGCGGCCGGCGGCGGTGATGCTGGCAGGATACGAGCATACCGACGGCACGGCGAAAATGCTGCGCGCCAGCGGATGCCGGGTCGTGGAACTGCTCGATCTGGACGGCGACGCCCTCGATATCGCAGTCGGCTTCTCGAACCGCGCGGCCGGAAGGGAGAGCGCTGCCTTCCTGCTCAAGCGGGCTTATCGCAGGATCGGCTATGTCGGTCACGACCTCCAGCGCGATACCCGCGCCGGCAAGCGCTTTTCCAGTTTCTGCGAAACGCTCGAGGCCGCCGGCGCCCCGCTCATCGCCCGCGAAATTCTTGCCGGCCCATCCTCGGTGGAGAACGGCAGATTGGGACTGGAGCGATTGCTTGCACGAGCGACCGATCTGGATGCCGTCTATTTTTCCAACGACGATATGGCGCTGGGCGGTTATTTTCATTGTCTCGCCCAAGGGATCGCGATCCCCTCGCAGCTCGCGATTTTTGGTTATAACGGCCTCGATATCGGCCGGGCGATACCACAGCCCTTGTCGACCATCCGGACGCCGCGCGTGGCGACCGGTGAGATAGCCGCGCAACTCATCGTCGCCAATGCGCCGCCGCAGGTCGTCGATCTCGGCTTTGAACTGATCGAGGGGGCGACCGCATGA
- a CDS encoding GNAT family N-acetyltransferase gives MQASQIEIVPFSLDHLAAAVALSKQAGWPHRTEDWQMALALSDGMIALEDDRVVGTVLVTPYKQDCATINMVIVDETIRGRGLGRRLMDAALRIAGDRPLRLVATTAGLPLYQKLGFHETGTVLQHQGLAREIPAPAGTEAATADDLPEIMTLDRVAFGADRENLLSYLAKVGEFAVIRRDGGVSGFACMRAFGRGEVIGPVVATNIEDARKLIEHHIARRPGHFLRVDTTAETGLSPWLAEQGFAHVGGGIAMRNPSAGHAAAPAATTFALASQALG, from the coding sequence ATGCAAGCAAGCCAGATCGAAATCGTCCCGTTCAGCCTCGACCACCTGGCCGCCGCCGTCGCGCTCTCCAAACAGGCGGGCTGGCCGCATCGGACGGAAGACTGGCAGATGGCGCTCGCCTTGAGCGACGGGATGATCGCACTCGAAGACGACAGGGTCGTCGGCACTGTGCTCGTCACGCCATACAAGCAAGATTGCGCGACGATCAACATGGTCATCGTCGACGAAACCATACGTGGGCGTGGCCTCGGCCGCAGGCTGATGGACGCCGCGCTGCGGATCGCAGGAGACCGGCCGCTACGGCTGGTCGCGACGACGGCGGGCCTGCCGCTCTACCAAAAGCTTGGCTTCCATGAAACCGGAACCGTGCTGCAGCACCAGGGCCTTGCCCGAGAAATCCCTGCGCCTGCCGGCACTGAGGCCGCCACCGCTGACGACCTCCCTGAAATCATGACGCTCGATCGCGTTGCCTTCGGCGCCGACCGCGAAAACCTGCTCTCCTATCTCGCCAAGGTCGGCGAGTTCGCCGTCATTCGCCGCGACGGCGGCGTCTCGGGCTTCGCGTGCATGCGCGCCTTCGGGCGTGGCGAAGTGATCGGACCCGTGGTTGCAACGAACATCGAGGACGCCAGGAAACTCATCGAACATCACATCGCGAGACGCCCAGGACACTTCCTCAGGGTGGATACCACCGCCGAAACAGGACTTTCCCCTTGGCTCGCCGAACAGGGCTTCGCCCATGTCGGCGGCGGCATCGCAATGCGAAATCCATCGGCCGGCCACGCCGCCGCCCCTGCTGCCACCACCTTCGCCCTTGCCAGCCAGGCGCTGGGCTGA
- the otnK gene encoding 3-oxo-tetronate kinase, translating into MAISLGSIADDYTGASDLANTLTKNGLRTVQTVGIPDPSLALPEVDAVVVSLKIRSVPASEAVTAATEAERWLRHQGAGHVLYKICSTFDSTDAGNIGPVTEALSEAAGGGGVLVTPAFPETGRTVYLGHLFVGGQPLNESPLKDHPLNPMHDANLVRVLARQSLGAVGLIDLAAIAAGPAAAKAKFDALRTTGATMAIADSIFERDLETLGEIALEMPVSTGASGLGLGLARALVRSGRISGSATGEDVIRPVGGLSAIIAGSCSKATLRQLDIAEQSMPVLRLDPERLLAAGPDEIAAAISWAGDRISAGPVVVAASAAPETVSRLQSQYGREASGHVIETATSIIAAELVDRGVRRLVVAGGETSGAAVDKLAIPAFLIGPEIAPGVPVLRTVGNRQGDMLLALKSGNFGGEDFFGAALAMMR; encoded by the coding sequence ATGGCCATTTCACTTGGATCAATAGCAGACGACTACACCGGCGCGTCCGATCTCGCCAACACGCTGACGAAGAACGGTCTGCGGACAGTGCAGACGGTCGGCATTCCCGATCCGTCGCTCGCGCTGCCGGAGGTCGATGCGGTGGTCGTCTCCCTGAAAATTCGCTCCGTTCCGGCTTCGGAGGCCGTGACCGCCGCGACCGAAGCTGAGCGCTGGCTGCGCCACCAGGGTGCGGGCCATGTGCTTTACAAGATCTGTTCGACCTTCGATTCCACCGATGCCGGCAATATCGGCCCCGTCACCGAGGCTTTGAGCGAGGCTGCGGGCGGCGGTGGCGTGCTGGTGACGCCAGCCTTTCCGGAAACCGGGCGCACCGTCTATCTCGGCCACCTCTTCGTCGGCGGCCAGCCATTGAACGAAAGCCCGCTCAAGGACCACCCGCTGAACCCGATGCACGATGCCAATCTCGTCCGGGTTCTCGCCCGGCAATCGCTCGGCGCCGTCGGACTGATCGATCTGGCAGCCATCGCTGCCGGGCCGGCCGCCGCCAAGGCGAAGTTCGACGCCCTGCGAACGACGGGCGCGACCATGGCTATCGCCGACTCGATTTTCGAGCGGGATCTGGAAACGTTGGGCGAGATCGCGCTGGAAATGCCGGTATCCACCGGTGCGTCCGGCCTCGGCCTCGGCCTTGCCCGCGCGCTCGTCCGCTCCGGCCGGATATCCGGCAGCGCGACAGGTGAAGACGTCATTCGCCCAGTCGGCGGGCTTTCGGCGATCATTGCCGGCAGCTGTTCGAAAGCGACGCTGCGCCAACTCGACATCGCCGAGCAATCGATGCCCGTGCTGCGGCTTGATCCGGAGCGTCTGCTGGCCGCCGGTCCGGATGAGATCGCCGCGGCGATTTCGTGGGCGGGAGACCGCATTTCTGCCGGCCCGGTCGTGGTCGCCGCGAGCGCGGCGCCCGAAACGGTATCCCGGCTGCAATCGCAATATGGGCGCGAGGCCTCCGGCCACGTGATCGAGACCGCCACATCGATTATCGCCGCCGAGCTGGTGGATCGAGGCGTGCGGCGCCTCGTCGTCGCAGGCGGCGAGACCTCGGGAGCCGCAGTCGACAAGCTCGCCATCCCGGCTTTTCTGATCGGCCCCGAAATTGCGCCCGGCGTGCCGGTGCTGCGCACGGTCGGCAATAGGCAGGGCGACATGCTTCTGGCGTTGAAATCAGGAAATTTCGGCGGCGAAGATTTCTTCGGCGCAGCGCTGGCGATGATGCGGTGA
- the otnI gene encoding 2-oxo-tetronate isomerase, with protein MPVFAANLTMMFNEWDFLDRFDAAADAGFSAVEYLFPYEAAPEAIAERLARNDLQQALFNLPPGDWGAGERGIAALPERFDDLKADVERALDYAAATGVKRLHLMAGIADPHDQEAAASYRRCVAYTAGRLAEKGIDLLLEPINGRNMPGYFLNDFAIAERLIAECGLPNLKLQFDIYHRQILHGDVTKALRRLLEITGHIQIASVPSRNEPDGEELNYPYLFSEIDRLGYDGFIGCEYVPRSQTLDGLGWFKPFARS; from the coding sequence ATGCCCGTTTTCGCCGCCAACCTGACGATGATGTTCAATGAATGGGACTTCCTCGACCGCTTCGACGCCGCAGCCGATGCGGGGTTTTCCGCCGTCGAATATCTGTTTCCCTACGAGGCCGCGCCGGAGGCCATCGCCGAACGACTTGCCCGCAACGATCTGCAGCAGGCTTTGTTCAATCTGCCGCCAGGGGATTGGGGTGCGGGCGAGCGCGGGATCGCGGCTCTCCCCGAACGGTTCGACGATCTCAAAGCGGATGTCGAGCGGGCGTTGGACTATGCGGCGGCGACGGGCGTCAAGCGATTGCACCTGATGGCGGGCATCGCCGACCCTCATGATCAAGAGGCCGCCGCCTCCTACCGGCGCTGCGTCGCCTACACTGCCGGCCGGCTTGCGGAAAAAGGCATCGATCTGCTGTTGGAGCCGATCAACGGGCGCAACATGCCGGGATATTTCCTCAACGACTTCGCGATCGCCGAACGGCTGATCGCCGAATGCGGCCTGCCGAACCTGAAACTGCAATTCGACATCTATCACCGTCAGATCCTCCATGGCGACGTCACCAAGGCGTTGCGGCGCCTGCTAGAGATCACCGGCCATATCCAGATCGCCAGCGTGCCCTCCCGCAACGAGCCTGATGGAGAGGAGCTGAACTATCCCTACCTGTTCAGCGAAATCGACCGGCTGGGTTATGACGGTTTTATCGGCTGCGAATACGTCCCGCGCAGCCAGACACTGGATGGCCTTGGCTGGTTCAAACCTTTTGCACGGAGCTAG
- the ltnD gene encoding L-threonate dehydrogenase, with protein sequence MTPLAENPGFAVVAAVIGLGSMGLGMARSMKRAGLDVVGYDITPAAVDRFVAEGGRGAATPAEAAKNADIVVSVVVNGAQTETVLFGPQGAADTMKPGAVFISSATMDPAVARDLAARTEALGLLYLDAPISGGAAKAALGELTIMASGSGRAFDAARPALNAMAGKVYELGDAAGTGAAFKMINQLLAGVHIAAACEAISFAAKQGLDLDKVYEVITASAGNSWMFENRMPHVLAGDYTPLSSIEIFVKDLGIVQDMARSERYPAPLAAAALQMYLAAAGAGMGRDDDSSLARLYAQLSGTQLPGSAKEPQSR encoded by the coding sequence ATGACACCGCTTGCTGAAAACCCAGGTTTTGCCGTCGTCGCGGCCGTCATCGGTCTTGGCTCCATGGGACTGGGAATGGCCCGGTCGATGAAGCGCGCGGGTCTCGACGTCGTTGGATATGACATAACCCCGGCAGCGGTGGACCGCTTCGTCGCCGAAGGCGGGCGCGGCGCAGCGACGCCAGCCGAGGCCGCCAAAAACGCCGACATCGTCGTTTCCGTGGTGGTCAACGGTGCTCAGACCGAGACCGTGCTGTTCGGGCCGCAGGGCGCTGCGGATACGATGAAGCCCGGCGCCGTCTTCATCTCGTCGGCGACCATGGATCCCGCCGTCGCGCGCGATCTGGCGGCGCGGACGGAGGCCCTCGGCCTGCTTTATCTCGATGCGCCGATTTCAGGCGGCGCGGCCAAGGCCGCACTTGGCGAGCTGACGATCATGGCTTCCGGCTCCGGCCGAGCCTTCGATGCGGCGCGCCCCGCTCTGAACGCCATGGCCGGCAAGGTCTACGAGCTCGGCGATGCCGCCGGAACGGGCGCCGCCTTCAAGATGATCAACCAGCTTCTCGCCGGCGTGCACATCGCAGCCGCCTGCGAGGCGATAAGCTTTGCCGCCAAGCAGGGCCTCGACCTCGACAAGGTCTATGAAGTCATCACCGCCTCGGCCGGCAATTCCTGGATGTTCGAAAATCGTATGCCGCATGTGCTGGCCGGAGATTACACCCCGCTCAGCAGCATCGAGATCTTCGTCAAGGATCTCGGCATCGTCCAGGATATGGCCCGTTCCGAGCGTTATCCGGCACCGCTCGCGGCGGCGGCTCTGCAGATGTATTTGGCGGCGGCCGGAGCCGGCATGGGCCGTGACGACGATTCCTCGCTCGCGCGCCTCTACGCGCAGCTTTCCGGCACGCAATTGCCCGGCTCCGCCAAAGAACCACAGAGCCGCTAA